Proteins found in one Vallitalea guaymasensis genomic segment:
- a CDS encoding propanediol/glycerol family dehydratase large subunit: protein MKRSKRFEILDKRPINQDGYINEWPEKGFIAMNSPLDPKPSVEVRSNTITRMDGKSREEFDFIDQFIADYAIDIELTEEMMAMDSLDIARKLVDIHIKREEIIKIISGLTPAKICEVVGHLNVVEMMMAMQKMRARKLPANQAHITNLKDNPVQIAADAAEGALRGFAEEETTVAVARYAPFNAIALLIGAQVGRKGVLTQCAVEEAIELDLGIRGLTTYAETISVYGTESVFIDGDDTPYSKAFLASAYASRGLKMRFTSGTGSEVLMGNAESKSMLYLETRCILVTKGAGVQGLQNGSVSCIGIPASVPSGIRAVLAENLIAAMLDLEVASSNDQSFTHSDQRRTARTMMQFLPGTDFIFSGYSGTPNYDNMFAGSNFDAEDFDDYNVLQRDLKIDGGLRPVKEEDVVDTRRKAAKALQGVFRELNLPNISDEEVEAAAYAHGSKDMPERDILADLAAIDDMMNKGITGLDIVKALHNASYIDVADSLLNMLKQRITGDYLHTSAILDDEFNVISAVNMENDYMGPGTGYRVSGKRWQEIKDIPHIINLDDL from the coding sequence ATGAAGCGTTCAAAAAGATTTGAAATACTTGACAAAAGACCTATTAATCAAGACGGATATATCAATGAATGGCCAGAAAAAGGATTTATTGCTATGAATAGTCCTCTTGACCCAAAACCATCTGTTGAGGTTAGAAGTAATACTATAACCAGGATGGATGGAAAATCAAGAGAAGAATTCGACTTCATTGACCAGTTTATTGCAGACTACGCAATTGATATAGAGCTGACAGAAGAAATGATGGCAATGGATTCCTTGGATATAGCTAGGAAATTAGTTGATATACATATAAAAAGGGAAGAAATCATAAAAATCATCTCAGGTTTAACTCCTGCCAAGATCTGTGAAGTAGTTGGACATCTTAATGTAGTAGAGATGATGATGGCAATGCAGAAGATGAGAGCAAGAAAGTTACCTGCAAACCAAGCGCATATAACCAATCTCAAAGATAATCCTGTACAGATAGCGGCTGATGCGGCAGAAGGAGCACTTAGAGGATTCGCAGAAGAAGAGACAACAGTAGCAGTAGCCAGATATGCACCTTTTAATGCAATAGCATTATTGATTGGTGCCCAAGTAGGCAGGAAAGGTGTACTGACCCAATGTGCTGTTGAAGAGGCTATCGAACTTGATCTTGGGATAAGAGGATTAACTACTTATGCTGAAACCATATCGGTATACGGAACAGAATCCGTATTTATTGATGGTGATGATACTCCTTATTCAAAAGCGTTTTTAGCATCCGCTTATGCATCAAGAGGATTGAAAATGAGATTTACCTCTGGTACTGGTTCAGAAGTGTTGATGGGTAATGCAGAAAGCAAATCAATGCTTTATCTTGAAACAAGATGTATTCTAGTTACAAAAGGTGCTGGTGTTCAAGGATTACAAAACGGTTCTGTTAGTTGTATTGGTATTCCAGCGTCTGTACCATCAGGAATTAGGGCTGTACTTGCTGAGAACTTGATTGCTGCAATGCTTGATTTAGAAGTAGCTTCTTCTAATGACCAAAGTTTTACTCACTCTGACCAAAGAAGAACAGCAAGAACAATGATGCAATTCCTACCTGGAACTGATTTTATATTCTCAGGTTATAGTGGAACACCTAATTACGATAATATGTTTGCTGGTTCCAATTTCGATGCAGAGGATTTTGATGATTATAATGTACTTCAAAGAGATCTGAAAATTGATGGTGGACTTAGACCAGTAAAAGAAGAAGATGTTGTTGATACAAGAAGAAAAGCTGCAAAAGCTTTACAAGGTGTGTTTAGGGAGCTGAATCTTCCTAACATCAGTGATGAAGAAGTGGAAGCGGCGGCTTATGCTCATGGTAGTAAAGATATGCCTGAGAGAGACATATTAGCTGACCTTGCCGCTATTGATGATATGATGAACAAAGGTATAACAGGACTAGATATTGTTAAAGCACTGCATAACGCCTCATATATAGATGTAGCCGACAGCTTATTAAATATGTTGAAACAGAGGATAACAGGTGATTACTTACACACCTCTGCAATATTGGATGATGAATTCAATGTTATAAGTGCTGTCAATATGGAAAATGATTATATGGGTCCTGGTACTGGATATAGAGTATCAGGTAAAAGATGGCAAGAAATAAAGGATATTCCACATATTATTAATCTTGATGATCTATAA
- a CDS encoding class II aldolase/adducin family protein, which yields MIGEYDVKKQICEIGRRIYDRGMVAANDGNISVKISDNEFLCTPTGVSKGFMTPDMICKVDINGNVLQANKGLKPSSEIKMHLRVYKQRPDVKSVVHAHPIYATSFAIAGIPLTQPIMPEAVISLGCVPIAEYGTPSTDEIPDAVEKYLENYDAVLLENHGALSYGDSLMTAYFKMESLEFYAQLLYTSKQLGGPQELSDSQVQTLYDLRSKFNLSGRHPANLCKADGSSCSAAKDNAQVSDNDVSAIVAEVTKRVIEQLK from the coding sequence ATGATAGGTGAATACGATGTAAAGAAACAAATATGTGAAATTGGTAGGAGAATCTATGATAGAGGTATGGTTGCAGCTAATGACGGTAATATTAGTGTAAAAATATCTGACAATGAATTTTTATGTACACCAACTGGAGTAAGCAAAGGTTTTATGACTCCAGATATGATTTGTAAAGTAGATATCAACGGAAATGTTTTACAAGCAAACAAAGGATTAAAGCCATCATCAGAAATAAAGATGCACTTAAGAGTATATAAGCAAAGACCAGATGTAAAATCTGTTGTTCATGCTCATCCAATCTATGCAACAAGTTTTGCTATAGCTGGTATACCACTTACTCAACCAATCATGCCAGAAGCGGTTATATCATTAGGTTGTGTACCAATCGCTGAATATGGAACACCTTCAACTGATGAAATTCCAGATGCAGTTGAAAAATACTTGGAAAATTATGATGCAGTATTATTAGAGAATCATGGTGCGTTAAGTTATGGAGATAGTCTAATGACTGCTTATTTCAAAATGGAATCATTAGAGTTCTATGCTCAATTACTATATACATCAAAGCAACTTGGTGGACCACAAGAATTATCAGATTCACAAGTTCAAACATTATATGATCTAAGAAGCAAGTTCAATTTATCAGGAAGACATCCTGCTAATCTTTGTAAAGCAGATGGAAGCAGCTGTAGTGCAGCTAAAGACAATGCACAAGTAAGTGATAACGATGTAAGTGCAATCGTTGCTGAAGTAACTAAGAGAGTTATCGAGCAATTAAAATAA
- a CDS encoding DeoR/GlpR family DNA-binding transcription regulator — MLAIDRRKTILEIINKEESVKVLDLSKQFNVTLETIRRDLEKLENEGYITRSYGGAVLNKSTNEDISINIREATNKEDKNLIGKAVADLIQDGDTIMMDSSTTALYVAKYLKGKKITIITNALKIPMVLAGDSNIQVISTGGTLKSTSLSFVGHWAESAIEKYYVNKTIISCKAINIEHGIMEPHQLETEVKKKMIKTSEQVILAVDSSKFDKKSFIKAYNLDKLDIIVTDKELSNKWVETLHDNKVDVIKVGEGIA, encoded by the coding sequence ATGTTAGCAATTGATAGAAGAAAAACAATATTAGAGATAATTAATAAAGAAGAAAGCGTAAAAGTATTAGATCTCAGCAAACAATTTAATGTTACTCTTGAGACAATACGAAGAGATCTTGAAAAACTAGAAAATGAAGGCTACATAACAAGAAGTTATGGTGGAGCTGTACTTAATAAAAGCACTAATGAAGACATATCCATTAACATAAGAGAAGCAACTAACAAAGAAGACAAAAACCTAATAGGAAAAGCAGTGGCTGATTTAATTCAAGATGGAGATACCATTATGATGGATTCCAGTACAACTGCTTTATACGTTGCAAAATACCTAAAAGGAAAAAAAATTACCATAATAACTAATGCATTGAAAATACCAATGGTTTTAGCAGGTGATTCCAACATTCAAGTCATTTCAACAGGTGGAACACTAAAAAGTACTTCCTTATCGTTTGTAGGACACTGGGCAGAATCAGCCATTGAGAAATACTATGTGAATAAAACAATAATCAGCTGTAAAGCAATTAACATTGAACATGGAATCATGGAACCCCATCAATTGGAAACAGAAGTAAAGAAAAAGATGATAAAAACTTCTGAACAGGTGATATTGGCTGTTGATAGCAGTAAATTTGATAAAAAATCATTTATCAAAGCTTATAATCTGGATAAATTAGATATTATTGTCACTGACAAAGAATTATCCAATAAATGGGTTGAGACTTTACATGATAATAAGGTAGATGTAATAAAAGTAGGTGAAGGGATAGCGTAA
- a CDS encoding propanediol/glycerol family dehydratase medium subunit, whose amino-acid sequence MELTNELIEQITRLVVKELNKKAPIINKDDSDNKQYDSIFRDIQKSKRGMNRKEVVIGIGPAFGNVIKKTINDLEHVKVIKEIMAGIEEEGMLPRVIRVNKTSDVAFIGKEAANMSGSGVSIGIQSKGTAIIHQRDLYPLTNLELFPQAPLLTLDIYRQIGKNAARYAKGVQVKPIESKNDFTVRAKYQVKAALMHTRETEFVVTAKNSVDIGLI is encoded by the coding sequence GTGGAATTAACTAATGAGCTTATTGAACAGATTACCAGATTAGTTGTAAAAGAACTTAACAAAAAAGCGCCTATAATAAATAAAGATGATTCAGATAACAAGCAATATGATTCTATTTTTCGGGATATACAGAAATCAAAGCGTGGAATGAATAGAAAAGAAGTGGTAATAGGTATTGGACCCGCTTTTGGAAATGTAATAAAGAAGACCATCAATGACTTGGAACATGTAAAAGTCATTAAGGAAATAATGGCTGGGATTGAAGAAGAAGGAATGTTACCTAGAGTAATTAGAGTTAATAAGACTTCAGATGTAGCTTTCATAGGTAAAGAGGCAGCTAATATGTCTGGATCAGGAGTATCAATAGGTATTCAATCAAAAGGAACAGCCATAATACACCAAAGAGACCTATATCCCCTTACTAATTTAGAATTATTCCCACAAGCACCACTTTTAACTTTGGATATATATAGGCAGATAGGAAAAAATGCTGCAAGATATGCAAAAGGAGTACAGGTCAAACCTATTGAAAGTAAGAATGATTTTACTGTACGTGCAAAGTATCAGGTAAAAGCGGCATTAATGCATACTAGAGAAACTGAATTTGTAGTAACTGCTAAAAACTCAGTGGATATTGGGTTGATCTAA
- the tlp gene encoding small acid-soluble spore protein Tlp has product MEHKQDDRRDNVDRIQYNIDKTVQNIHLANEMIEETDDEKMKKTLEEKNNRREESLNSMRNEIEDEARDKKDGYR; this is encoded by the coding sequence ATGGAACATAAACAAGATGACAGAAGAGATAATGTAGATAGAATTCAATATAATATTGATAAAACGGTTCAAAATATTCATTTGGCCAATGAAATGATTGAAGAGACAGATGACGAGAAAATGAAGAAAACACTAGAAGAGAAAAACAATAGAAGAGAAGAATCATTGAACAGTATGAGAAATGAAATAGAGGATGAAGCAAGAGATAAGAAAGATGGATATAGATAA
- a CDS encoding diol dehydratase small subunit — MKVMVKYPLPKDKVRSYTGKKLDSINMESVLDGTVTPEDIKISKETLKMQGEIAYSSGKKQLQQNFNRASELTKVEDELILEIYDKLRPNRATKNELLDYANTLENKYSAVMCADFIRDAVKVYERRGILKKG, encoded by the coding sequence ATGAAAGTCATGGTAAAATACCCCTTGCCTAAGGATAAAGTAAGAAGTTATACAGGTAAAAAATTGGATAGTATCAATATGGAAAGTGTTCTAGATGGGACTGTTACACCAGAAGATATAAAGATATCTAAAGAAACCTTGAAGATGCAAGGTGAAATAGCTTATAGTTCCGGGAAAAAACAACTTCAGCAGAACTTCAATAGAGCCAGTGAGCTGACTAAGGTTGAGGATGAGTTGATACTTGAAATATATGATAAGTTAAGACCTAATAGGGCTACGAAAAATGAATTGTTAGACTATGCAAATACTCTGGAAAATAAATATTCGGCTGTGATGTGTGCTGATTTTATTAGGGATGCGGTTAAGGTTTATGAGCGTAGAGGGATATTGAAAAAAGGTTAG